Part of the Siniperca chuatsi isolate FFG_IHB_CAS linkage group LG6, ASM2008510v1, whole genome shotgun sequence genome, CTTCTTGATCTCATCtccaaacaaaacagcacaaattTACGATCTACAGTATTACATACTCCAACTCCTATAAGAGCTGCATTAACATctgacaataataaaattttaactattagagaaaaaattcatcaagtcctgccttcaaccggtaccgacttatcttcaaacacaggaaccttagaaacaactgtaaaacctgatatatattttgactgctttgctcctatcaaccttctttaactaacttcgacgattaatttaTCTAAGCCaccaacctgtctcttagaccccaatCCAACTatgctgcttaaagacgttttacccttagttagcacttctttactggatatgatcaatctgtctttattaacaggctatgtaccacaatcctttaaagaactgcagacacagagactgcactggtgaaaattacaaatgaccttttaattgcatcagacaatggacttgtctctgtacttgttagatcttagtgctgcgttcgacaccattgatcatcacatcctattacagagactggaacatgtaatttgCATTAAAGGAggcacactaagctggtttaaattcTATCTaaatcagatcgatctcagtttgtacacgttaacggtgagtcctccgtgcacgccgaAGTTAGTCACaaagttccacaaggttctgtgcttggaccgattctattcaccttatatatgcttcctctaggcaatattattaggaaacactccataaactttcattgttatgcggatgatacccaattatatctatcgatcaagccagatgaaactaaccggttagctaaacttcaagcatgccttaaggacataaagacctggatgacctgcaattttctaatgttaaactcagacaaaactgaagttattgtacttggccccaaacacctccgagacacattatctaaagatatagttactctagatggcattgctctggcctccagcaccaccgtaaggaacctcagagttatctttgatcaggatttatcctttaactccaacatgaaacaaagttcaaggactgccttctttcacctacgcaacgttgcaaaaatcaggcacatcctgtctcaaaatgatgccgaaaaactagtgcatgcatttgttacttctaggttggactattgcaattccttattatcaggctgcccgaataaatCCCTTAAGTCCCTCCAGTTGaaccagaatgctgcggcacgtgtactgacaagaactaggaaaagagatcatatttctccaatattagcttctctgcactggctccctgtaaaatccagaatagaattcaaaatccttctcctcacctataaagctcttaatggtcaggcaccatcatatcttaaagagctcataataccttattacccgactagaacactgcgctcccagaatgcagggttacttgtggttcctagagtctccaaaagtagaatgggagccagagccttcagttatcaagctcctctcctgtggaatcaggtcccagtgtGGGTtagagaggcagacaccatctccacatttaagagtaggcttaagactttcctctctgataaagcttatagttagggctggctcaggtgagccctgaaccatcccttagttatgctactataggcctagactgccgggagagtTCCCATGATgtacctctttcctctctccttctctccctctccatctgtatgcatttttatcccattactgcatgttactaactcgacatcttctctctcgcATAGGTCTGCgccttctcgtttctctcctctcttcttctgtcgctttcagcaagTATTTCTGCTTCTAGAGCTGCAGAggctggatctgtggttgtgggccatttgctgcccctgtgttcctgctcgacaactgctacaacagttgttgttattggctctgttactaatactgacattatttttcctatagctgtcattcctattattaatttattaatattaacactacaattacatttctactatttaaaaaattctaggtggtattttcattgtgcctccctctctcccactcccaccccccctttcccaaaacctctctctctctctctctaaacctaacacggcagcggcggatgtcCGCCCACcgttgagtctggttctgtccaaggtttctgcctcttaaaggaagttttttcttgccactgtcgccaaatgcttgcttatggtgggatttgttggggctctgtaaataatattataaagagtatggtctagacctgctctatgggataagtgcaatgagataacgtctgttatgaattagggctatataaataaaactgaattgaattgaattgacatTATAAACAATGTCTGCCAATGCAGCCTCAGTTAGGAGACACAGCCAGGTTGGGAAATGGTAAACACTTTCTGTAGAAAAAGTATTTAGAGATGCTATTTGATGAGGTGTGAGTCATCATCGTGGTTACATATGTTGACACTAACATGATTAGTATGTTGATGAcatcttatttttttcccctctctgttACAGAACAAACATTCTATCAAAATAGCATGGGTACAACGaatgctaaaaatgtaaattatgttACGCAACTTGACCTTGACCTGAGAATTTGTTACTCCTACCTTGTCTGTGAGACTGGCCTGTTTAACTAGCGACTGGTCACGGTCCATCTGGCTCAGAGACAGCTGTTCCCTCAGGGCCCTGCTTTCCTCCAGCTCGCTGACCTCAGAGCTCTCACCTGGGATTGGGAAACAGATCATGCATACAGAAGTGTCAATCTTACCGCATGGGGTATAATGATAACTGATGTCTAGCAAGGCAGATTTGTTGTTTGTACTGCATGTGTTCAATGCTTTTGTATGTGCATTTGAATTGAAGCTCTCTTCCCTACCGGCTGGCTGCTCTGCCAGGTTGCGGGTGATGATCTGGCAGATGTGGGTGGAGACAGGCGTAGGCGTGACACCGGACTCCTGTCCATCACCTCGAAGTGTCAGAGTCCTCTCTCCTGAGCTGCCATCAGAGTGAAGCAGGGACTCCTCCAACTTCTACAATCATACCAGTCACCCCAACACATCACATAAAGGCACAACTCATTAAGGTTAAACTATGAggaaaacagtggtggaagaagtacttttacttttactaaaagtagtaataccacattcaaaatcttacataagtaaaaatacaagactataagcaacaaaatgtacttactcAACAGTAATGGTACTCATTAAACAGAATGGACACTTTCAGAggtttatatattatatattactaGATTAtcattattgattgattgatttgtattttttgcattgtttgtATCTGTTTAATTTTTGATCTTTAAAGTAACTGAaagataaatgtagtagagtaaaaagttcaatatttccctctgaaatgtagtggagtataaagtagcataaaatggaaattcacaagtaaagtacaagtacctgtaAATTGAACTTAAGAACTgtactggagtaaatgtacttactttccaccaatggagatcaaaaataaaatctaaatcctAACTTGTCCAttatagtattttattttttcatttgagtACAGTGTTTGTACTGGAGTCAATAAGGTGGGCCTAAGTACTCACAAAGAGGTGGGGAGAGAGACATTGTACATCCAGTCTCAGGTAATGATTTCTGCCATAAAGTTTTCCTTTCAACAGTGATGGAAGGTactttatttgattatttccattttctcctacttcatacttctactccactacatttcagaggcaaaaattgtattttaacccCACTAAACTACATTcagattatcaaaatataatcaacaaatacattatgatgtattattataggttaaactatccaacagtaggcctatatacagtaaacaagttcaaattagctccacctttaccagctgcaacattaaagtgatgcttacaTTATttcatcaataattataatagtTATTATTAACTTAATATATATGAGatgggccgttctgcataaTGATGCAGTTACACTTAATAAAGCCTACAGATTTATTTTAGAgtattttgtaacatttcaacagcttattagttgagattcaacaattcaactgtttcacaaatatgttaaacatctacagaaaagcgaaacagttgaaatgttacaaatactatctgtaggcggactatccaaatagTTGTCTCGCCAATGATGCTAATAATTTTGCACTTTTTcacaagtacatttttgaatgcctgacttttactttgaatatTAAATGTTCTGAGGACTTCTTCAACCACTGCCTTTCAATAGgctgttttcacagcagacatgttgGCTTATAGTAGGTGCTACTAATCACTGTAAAAGTGGCtatgttctattcaagtgtcccaaaTATGAAAGACGCCAACACAGTGACAATAGCTGTTATGTTACCAACCTGAATGACAGCCTCCAGTCTAGGTGAGTGTGAATCTTGCTCCCGTTGAGAACTCATTGCAAAACTGGCCCAGctttaacaataaaatgttagTTAGTAAAGTTAAACCTTTCATTTGACGAGACAGAAACGTTGctctaacgttagcttgctatAATTTAGGCTAATAAAACTTAAGATATAGAgaagtcaaacaaacacaaacctaGCATGTCATTAGAATTATGTAACAACAAATAAAGGTCGTACTGAACTGGTGCCCGCTTACAGaaaaggctagagagttgaaaAAGAATCACTGACAGAACTTTTTAGCCAGGAAACTTCAGGAGCGACTGCAGGCAAGTAGCACCATTCTAATCCCAGTCGATGTTACCAGGGTGACCACGCGCTTCCGGGCTGTTGCCATAGAAACAGAATGCTGGCTTGGGTGTTTCCATGGGAGGACAGACGCCATGAGCCAAGCTAATGGATTCCGATGGGTTAATGATCAGCAAGTCACTAAAGGCAAAGTGAACACTGTTTTCCCAAAGAGGATTTACATCTAGCTGATCATTTCTCAAGACcacattttattaataattcCAGCATTTACAGTTCCAAACCCGTGATATACaaccagtaataataataataatcatcatcatcatcaaaacagcAGTCCACAAACTATTTCTATAAAGATTTAATGATTCACAAGCTCCATTTAATAACACAAAAAGGAAATCAGATCTCAAACACACGATACAAAGTATAAATAAACATCTGCTGAGCAGCCAAGCAAGGCCCTAAAACCAACCAAGAATACCTGAGGATCATGTAACACTATTCTAGGGAACAATGACATCCTGagctaaacatgtcatttgCACACTAGATATGATAGGAACATGTCTCTGTGAACTCTTTGACCATGAGTTTAGTCTTGTGAGAACAGGAGGCCATTATGTTGAATCTATGGGGAAAAGCTCATTCCACTGGGATGGATCAAGGAAGATGGTGCAGACTCCGCTGTAGAACCAAAGTCTTGGCAGGAAGCACTCCACCTCCCAGGTGTTGGACGCTCGGTTGTAAATCTCCACTTCCACCCCGTAGTCCCCCTCCATACCTTTCCAATGGCCTCCGGTGACAAACAGCTTGCCATCCAGCGTCACCAGGCCGCCATTCTCATGCAGCATGTGGAGAAGCTGGAcctgaagagaggaaaaagtcaAAAGCAAAATAACAGGAGAATAATACAAATGATTATGTTTGCTATAATCCTCTTGAATTAGTATTATTGTATTATGACTAGAGTCAGCAGTGATAAATAAGCCCACCTTCTGCCACATGTTTGCCTCCGGATCATAAGAGTAGACTTTCTTAGTGTTGTCAGCAACCAGATATATAGTTCcatccacacagacagaacGAGGAGAGGACAAATACTTAGGGATGAAGGGCGAACATATGCTGATCCAGCtatctggaaaaaaacaaacaagtaaacacaTATATGATTTAGAACAAGAAAACGCAAATATCCATACTGagttcaaaatcatgtttgGGTTTTGTGAGCTAGTTAAACAgatgtaaagaaaaaagaacagtaCTTCAGTCAATAGCTTTATTATGATTCAACACAATAGGTGAGAAGACAATTAGGTGACAGTATTAAGTAAATCCTTTAACTACAAATttggtgaaaaaaaacaaaactgctttaTCATCAAGGGGGGATCAATAATCATAAACACTcaactaaatatttaaaagaattgGGGAAAGAGAGCCTAACGTTGAGatttcagaaaaatggaaaaaactgACAATATCCAAGACTCAAAATGGCGGCACTAGAAATGGAGCTACATCAACAGGACTGCATAAATGAACGAAATATTGTGAATGCATtcccaaaacttttttttaatgtagcaAATCTCTTGCCAATAATAACTGCTttgagtggaaaaaaaaaaaatcggacCCCTCGGGGATATGAGGTTTGCTTTGATCATCCTTACCTATAACAGGGTTGTAACACTGCATGGCCAAAGCATTGTACTTCACAGCGCACGAGCCAATCACATAGAGCTTCCCGTGACAGGCTGTGGCAGTGAAGTTAGTCACATATTTTAAGGCGGGGCATGCCAAGGCCCAGGTGTTGTTGTAAGGGTCATAATGCTCAACTTCAACACAATCTGCTGTTGTACCTAAAAGAGGGAAATGTAAGTAATGAGCGATGAGGTCGAATCATGGTctcacaaatgtaaacaaatacttaaatttaaagatgtgtgtgtttgtggcagaacacacatttaaaacactgcCCTGTTCTTACAACCTGGCCATATTTGAAACTACTCAACCACAAAGACGAAATGCAAGCAAATTCTTACAAACTATCACCGCAGAGGTAAGCCACTGAGGGCAGATGAGCTACTTGAGTTTATCAAAGTTTTCCATTGCACTGCAGGTTTAATTCACCACATACAggactgtatttattttcttacctCCAATGACGTAAATCTCCCCGTTGAGCGTTGCCGACGTGTGGTTAGTCCGAGGCCGGAGCATGGGTGCCACAGTAACCCACCTCCCCTCTCTTGTGATGTACTTCCAGGTCTCTGTGGTCGACCAGGTGTTGGTATTTGCACCTCGCGAGCCCCCTGTCCAACAGAAAAGAGCACTTTGTCAAAAGTCTGACGTTACGCATTTCTCACCAGAGAAAGAAATTAGTTCTGCTCAAAACTGTTTATcattactttttctgtttttgctccttaagtttctgtgttttaaagGGTTGTATACACTTGGCTCACCTGTGACATACACATCATTGTTCAAGGAGACCATGGAGTAACCCCACTTGTTAGGGTTGGGGAAATTAGGGAGCTCATGCCACTGTtctacagagaaaaagagagttaATGTATGAGCATCATTCAGAGAGTGAGGGGAAACTAGATCAAATGTTCACAAATACGGTATGCAAATGACAAATGTATACCAGGGAAATTAGACAAAGAAGCACAAATGTCCTCAAGGACCATTTAAGTGAAAGTAAGTCAAAGTTTGgtcaagaaagaaaaactgttaaCAAATGTAACTTTTCTGGCACAGCCCTCCACACTGTGGCCatatgaaaaacacagacattgatGCCTTCTCCCACAACCCCTCCCCATTTGAGGAACTGAGAAGATGATCCAATTTTGTCACATCCAGAGCGCATTCCTGCagagctgtttttctgtcaacGCTACATTTAACGACCTACGACACATCTGCCAAACTGTTTCGACGAATCAGTTTGGCAGATCATTTCGCAACAAATTTCTGTTGTAAAATGGATTCTGAACTTAAACAATACTTGAAATTATgatatgtgcatttgtgtgtactTGTCTTTGTGTTGTAGAAGGCACAGTTCCTGAGCAGCAGTCTTTGCAGTCTTGGGTCTCTGTCCTCATCTTCATCTGAGCCATCTGAGTCATCTGAGTCATCCAGTGAACGACCTCCCATTACGAACAGCACTTCTTGCAGGTTTGGTTGTGGACTCTGAGAGCTGAGTCTGTCCATATATTCTGGTGCCAAATCCATTTTCTAGAAAAGTAAAAGGCATGATTGTTTTTGGAAATCTACTCAGATTGAGCAAACAAAgataagagagaaaagaaggaggaAGTGTGAGCTCACTAACCTCTGTGTGAATTTTTTCCACGGCCTCTCTGCAGCTGGGAGAGGCCTGCACCAGGCTGTCCGTCAGCAGGGTGTTAGCCAGGTAGTCCAGGCTGAGTAGAGAGAGACGGGACAAGGCAAGGAGTTCAGGGAGGTGGCAGAGCCGAGACTCCTTGTGGTGCCTGACCCATTTCAGGATGGCCTCCACACGGGTGCACTCTGACCGGATTTGTAGTCCTTCGTCAGAGAGGCAGGCAACCAATCTGTCCTTTCCCAACGGTAGAAACTCTTCACCTTGTTGTACAGCCTCAAAGTTCTCCAAGAGGAAGGCCCACGCTTTGGCCACCACCTCAGGGCATCCATGGATCGCCCCAAACTCCAGGATTCCCAGGCAGTTGGTTGCGTCAATCTGGTGCTGGAGGTATCGGCTGCACACGGCTCTCACGGTCTGGAACTGCAGATGGCTGGAGGTGCAGATCAGCCCCTCCACATTGCTTTGGTTGATGGTCAGTTTGCCTGTGTAGGCAAAGTCCAGCAAGCAGCTGAGTATATCAGGATCAACATCATGAAGCTCCACACGCGCAGCTATGCTCTCCACAAAGTCCCCCGTGAACATGCAGTGGAAGTACGTGCTGCAGAGGGCCAACACGCCACGGTGACAGGGGAAGTCCCGACCGCCTGCGCTCAGCGTTACATCGACCAGTTTGGGGTGAGAGCAGTGGGAGTGCAAGCCCTCCAGGATGCTCTGAGGATGGGAGGATAGGCAGAAGTCCAGGTCATCCACATTGCGCACCATGGTCCACTTCAGTTCAATATGTAGATCAGGGATGGTCAAAAACTGTGTTTAGAGGTCACCTGCAAgtgtagaaaaaaatacatagatATGCAGAGgaaattattgtcatttttcacagcagatcaGCAATAACTTCACCATGAAGTACAAAATCTTATTCCATTTAAATTTTGCAGCCCTAATAAACGTCTTATTTGGAAGACATTTTTGAAGTAACTGCATCACACAGAGAAACTGCAGCTTAGAAAAAAAGGTGGCCTACAGGAAGGGTTTGTCAGTTATTACTTACAAAAAAgatttctttgattttacaaTTAATGGTAAAACAGAATGCATTTTTGTACTATGGTGCAAATAAAAAAGGCCTAAAAGAGAGCTGAAGAGAAGTGTACATACATTTTGAGTATTTAAGTGTAGAACTTTTCTCCTCAGTGACCTTTCTgatttgaggaaaaaaatgaaaagtatcTTGTAAAAAAGTGCCTTGTCTTCTTAAGTGTGGCATCACTGTGTTGTTAGAAGGACTACAAAGTTCTTTTGGCTTATGATTACTTCAGTGTGATATGTAATAGTATGACTCTAATCTCCTCCCAAGCCaacaataaattacatttcctGTCATCAAATACTGTCAAATTAAATAAGTAACCAACAACAAACTCACCACAGAAGCAGAGAATGGAAATAATGGCTCATCTTTCCAGTAAAAAAGCTGTTTGTGGCTAAGCAGCTGGTTTGATCAACATGGAGTGGGCAGCATGGCGAAAAGCTTTTGCCTAGTCATTGGGACGGGCTGCCTGTCTTTCAGTTATTTTTAGGACTGACAGTGACGCTGTGCTGAAGTGGATTCCAAACAACATGCATGGGAGCCACAGCTGCTGTTACAGGCACATTTGTACCATTTTATCAACAGGCCTGGAAGCTAGCAAAGGAGATACATGAGGTAGCACTAACTTTGTTGTATGTCacaatttattaaaacaattaattcatgATACTCCAGCAAGACaaagtactgtatgtctgtatagGAGTTAAGATATGTGAGGTTTGATTAAAAGTGCCTTAAAAAAgataagaaatgaaaagaagatgGAATGTCACTGAAATGAGTCTTTGCAATAGGGTGATAATAAATAACCAAGGTCAGCCTTACAAGAAATGAAATTACACAGGTATCTgtgtaatgatttattttgtaataaagaACCGGTCCTCCTTCTGCCAGATCACAGATTCCAGGCTGTGTTGGGAATATTTACCATTAACTGCTTTCTTACCAGGAAAACACACTAGTACTCTAGCCACTCTTCTCATATCTTATATTactatatataaacatttttttttttttttttacaaatcctTTTTAAAACTTAACAACAAAGTCCAAACTTCTGAAAGAGTTGAATGttttaacacaataaaataaagtataaaattaacaaaattataATGCAAATCAGGCAATATCTGATCAAAAGTAAACAAGGCTTAGAATCTGGCTAAGGATTCTGTGCAAGCTTTCGGTACTCAATAGTTGACAATTACAACAATTCAATTCACAATTCAAATAGTATTTTGATACCCAGCTCTAATGTCATCTAACTACAgacaatacaaaaatatcaaaaagatGACACAAGCAACtactcaaaatcaaaaatctctgcctctttctctttccaaaAAG contains:
- the klhl30 gene encoding kelch-like protein 30 isoform X1, whose amino-acid sequence is MVRNVDDLDFCLSSHPQSILEGLHSHCSHPKLVDVTLSAGGRDFPCHRGVLALCSTYFHCMFTGDFVESIAARVELHDVDPDILSCLLDFAYTGKLTINQSNVEGLICTSSHLQFQTVRAVCSRYLQHQIDATNCLGILEFGAIHGCPEVVAKAWAFLLENFEAVQQGEEFLPLGKDRLVACLSDEGLQIRSECTRVEAILKWVRHHKESRLCHLPELLALSRLSLLSLDYLANTLLTDSLVQASPSCREAVEKIHTEKMDLAPEYMDRLSSQSPQPNLQEVLFVMGGRSLDDSDDSDGSDEDEDRDPRLQRLLLRNCAFYNTKTKQWHELPNFPNPNKWGYSMVSLNNDVYVTGGSRGANTNTWSTTETWKYITREGRWVTVAPMLRPRTNHTSATLNGEIYVIGGTTADCVEVEHYDPYNNTWALACPALKYVTNFTATACHGKLYVIGSCAVKYNALAMQCYNPVIDSWISICSPFIPKYLSSPRSVCVDGTIYLVADNTKKVYSYDPEANMWQKVQLLHMLHENGGLVTLDGKLFVTGGHWKGMEGDYGVEVEIYNRASNTWEVECFLPRLWFYSGVCTIFLDPSQWNELFPIDST
- the klhl30 gene encoding kelch-like protein 30 isoform X2, whose translation is MVRNVDDLDFCLSSHPQSILEGLHSHCSHPKLVDVTLSAGGRDFPCHRGVLALCSTYFHCMFTGDFVESIAARVELHDVDPDILSCLLDFAYTGKLTINQSNVEGLICTSSHLQFQTVRAVCSRYLQHQIDATNCLGILEFGAIHGCPEVVAKAWAFLLENFEAVQQGEEFLPLGKDRLVACLSDEGLQIRSECTRVEAILKWVRHHKESRLCHLPELLALSRLSLLSLDYLANTLLTDSLVQASPSCREAVEKIHTEKMDLAPEYMDRLSSQSPQPNLQEVLFVMGGRSLDDSDDSDGSDEDEDRDPRLQRLLLRNCAFYNTKTKQWHELPNFPNPNKWGYSMVSLNNDVYVTGGSRGANTNTWSTTETWKYITREGRWVTVAPMLRPRTNHTSATLNGEIYVIGGTTADCVEVEHYDPYNNTWALACPALKYVTNFTATACHGKLYVIGSCAVKYNALAMQCYNPVIAGSAYVRPSSLSICPLLVLSVWMELYIWLLTTLRKSTLMIRRQTCGRRSSFSTCCMRMAAW